GTTGGTAGATTGTGACGAGCGCGACCCCTGACCGTCTTGAAGGAGCCCACATGAAAACCGACCTCGACGACATTGACAGGCGACTCATCGCCATCCTGCAGACCGATGGCCGACGATCGTTCAAGGAGATATCTGAGGAAACCGGGATCCCGGCGTCGTCGGTGCGCTACCGGGTACAGCGCCTCGAAGAATCGGGGACGCTTCAGATCGTCGGCGTCGCAGACCCCCTCAGGATCGGATTCGACAGGCTCGCTCTCGTCGGGCTGAAATGTGAAATGGGCAAAGCCCGGCTCGTGTGCGAGGAGCTCTCGAAGCTCCCTGAGACGAGCTACGTTGTGCTCACGACGGGACCGTTTGACGTCATGGTGGAAGTCGTATGCCGCGATGTCGCGCACTACACCGAATTTCTCCACGACCGCCTCCCGAAACAAGACGGAATTATCGGCGCCGAGACGTTCTTCGTTCTCGAGGCATACAAGCTTGCCTATGGCTGGGGCGTCGGCGACACGCCGGCCGAGCCCGCGGCTGAGGCATCAGATGACAAGCGCGGTGAGCTCGACGAGCTCACCGCGCAGTGAATAACTGCCGCGCACGCGGCACAGTCGAAGGAGACATACTATGACTCAGGATGAGACAGTCCCGCCACCCGCTGGTGACGCGCCGCTGCAGGCGGGCGCGGTGCTCGATACGCTCGCTCTGGCGCTGCCACTTGAAGACTTGCCTGTCGAGGAGGTCCGCGCCGGCGCGCCGCTTGCCGGCGCGATCGATATCGATGCAGGGCCGGGCGTCTCCCTCGGCGTCTGGGAGATGACAGCCGGGACCGCTATCGACGTCGAAGCCGACGAATGCTTCGTTGTGCTCCGCGGGAGCGCTACGGTAACAATTTTTGCTGACGGCGGCGATCCGGCGACCGTGCTGGAGCTACGGCCGGGCTCGCTCGGGCGCCTCTCCGCAGGCATGCGTACCGAATGGGTGATCCACGAGGATCTGCGGAAGGTTTACATTCTGCCGACGGAGTAGCGGTGTGGGCTCCCTGCAAATCTGCAGGGAGCCAACCGATACTCTGCTGGAGGGCGCTACCTTGAGTGCGTCGCCACGTGGAAAGGACTTGGTTGTGATTCTCGCGTTCTCTGTCGCTCCGAGTGGGGGCGAATCGAGCTCTGACGGTTCCGTATCGGAGGCGGTCGCACAGGCCGTTGCCGTCGTTCGAGCCTCGGGGCTTCCTCACCGAACGAGCAGCATGTTCACCGAGATCGAGGGCGACTGGGACGAGGTGTTCGACGTCGTCAAGCGCGCGACAGAGGCCGTGGCGAAGTACGGCTCGCGGGTATCTCTCGTGATGAAGGCCGACATTCGGCCTGGTTTCACCGGCGAGCTTGATGGAAAGCTCGAGCGCCTCGAACGCGCGATCGAAGGTGGCGCGCCTGGTACGCCGGCGCGCGGCCGCCATAGCTAGCGGAGTGCGGCAGGGCTAGCCACTGGCGGTGTGTCGCCGTGTCGCTTTCGCCTGTCGAAGAGCCCCTGGCTGGCGAGCACTCCCAGAACGATGACGACCCCACCCACTGGTTCGTTCCAGTGGACAGATTCGCCGAGCACCGCGACGCCGAGCGTGACGCCCACAACGGGGGTGAGGTACGTGACTGTTGACGCACGTGCCGGGCCCCATGCTCGAATGATGCCTGTGTACCAGATGTACGCGACGCCGCTTCCAAGGATTCCGAGTGCGAGCATTGCAGCGATGACGCTCGGTGTGAGTCGCACCGGCTTGAGCGAGATGAGCGGCGCTGCCGCGAGCGCGAGCAGACTTGCAGTGGTGAGCTGCATCGCAGCTGCCGTGACCGCGTCGAGCCCAGTTCGGGAGAGAAACTTTCGCATGTATAGGCCCCCGAAGCCGTAGCAGAGCGTAGCCGCGAGGCACGCTGCGAGCCCGGGCAGTGAGACGCTTCCGTCGGCTGCGAGGTACCGCCACGGTGCCACAAGGACCGCGACGCCGATGATGCCTGTCACTAGTCCGATTGATTGCCGGCGGCTCAACTTCTCCGCGGGGATCAACAGCGGCGTGAGTAGGAGGGTCATGATGGGCGTCGTTGCGTTCGCGATACTCGCCACGGTTGTCGGGAGCACTGTTTCTGCCCAGGCGAAGAGCATGAATGGGATGGTGCACAGGGTCGCGCCGATGACAATCATGTGTGCCCAGACTCGTCGCTCGCGGGGCCATTGTCGACGGGTGAGGCGCATGATTGCAGCGAGAGTGCATGCACCAAGTGCGAGTCGGCCGAGCGCAACCTGACCGGGGGACAGGCCGACAAGTCCGAGCTTCATGAGGAGGAAGCTGGAACCCCAGATGAGCGCAAGGGCAGAGAAGGTGAGCATCGTCGTTCGGTTCTTGCTGGGCTGCGCCATGTGGGTTAGCTTAGAAATTCCGAAATTATGAGGCAAATGTATCTACCTCATGCTGGCATGAGGAGAGTTCATGAGCATCACCGTGCAGCAGCTTCGCACGCTTGTGGCTGTCGTTGACGAGGGGTCGTTCACTCACGCGGCGCTTGTTCTGGGCAATAGCCAGTCTGCGGTCTCGCACGCGGTCGCTGCGCTCGAGCGGGAGCTTGGCGGACCCGTTGTCGAGCGTGATGTCCCGCTCGTGCCGACTCCGTTGGGGCTCCGCGTGCTGCCACACGCGCGTACCGCGGTGGCCGCGATCACTGCGGTCGAGGTTGCCGCACGGGGCGATCGTGCGCTCGCGGGCTCGGTGCGGCTCGGGGCCGTGCCCACAGTGTGCCAGGGGCTCGTTCCGCAACTTCTTGACGAGTGGCGCGGGGCGCTGCCCAACGTGCGTGTCGAAGTCGTAGAGGGTGATGACGATGAGATGCCAGTGTGGCTTGAGAACGGGTTTGTCGATGTGGCAGTGCTCGTCGACCCGCCCAAACTTCCTCCGGGGGCGAAGCTCATTGCGATTGATGAGTACGCAGCGGTTGTTCGCGATGATCACCCACTTGCTGGACTCGCGGAGATCCCCCTCGAGGAGCTTGCCGAGGACGGCGTGATCGTGACTACCGGGGGATGCGAAGCCCACGTTCGCGACATGCACGAGGCGGTCGGGCTCACGTTCGCTGCCAGGCACCGGGTACGCGACATCGGGTCAATGTTCGCGATGGTGCAGCGCGGTTTCGGAGTGTCAATTGTGCCGAGCTTCGGGAGAAAGCTTGTGCCCGACGGGATGCGGATGCTGCCAGTCATTGAAGGCCGAGCTCGGCGACACGTTATCGCGGTGCCGCAAGAGCGCGAGCCTCACCCGATTGCAGTCGCCCTCGTCGAAGCGGCGACCCCCCAGCGTTCCGGCGTCGCCAACTAGGCTCCGGGCAATGCCAATGTCATCTGCTGTTCCAATGCCCGGCCGCTGGCACTTTGGACATGTCAACTGCAGATTGCATTGGTTGTGGTTGTGGTTGTGGTTGTGGTTGTGCTGGCTTGTGGTTGCGGCAACGCTGCAGTCGGGTCCGGGGCGCCCCGGGGGGACCGTGGCACGGGTCCGCCGCCAGCCCTGATAGGGTTATCGCGTGAAAACCTTCGACACGCTCTTCGCCGAGCTCGCCGAGAAGGCCGCGTCGCGGCCCGAGGGCAGCGACACTGTCGCCCGGCTGGACGCTGGCGTGCATTCGATCGGCAAGAAGATCGTCGAAGAGGCGGCAGAGGTATGGATGGCGGCCGAGTACGAGTCGCAAGACGCCTGTGCCGAGGAGATCAGCCAGCTGCTGTATCACCTTCAGGTGCTCATGCTCGCAAAGGGCATGACCCTCGAAGACGTGTACGCGCATCTGTAGCGTCGACGCTCGGCTTGAGCCATGCGTCGGCGCGTTTCGCTGACCTTTACAACTCACTCGGCCGAAACACTCCCGTGCGTCGGCCACGATGGAAGGAAATTCCACATGCTGCGCATTGCAGTTCCGAACAAGGGTTCGCTGTCTGAGATCGCGGCGGAGATGCTCGCTGAGGCCGGCTACTCCGGCCGAAAAGACTCCCGCAAGCTCGTTCACGCTGACCCGAAGAACGACGTCGAGTTCTTCTACCTTCGCCCGCGCGACATCGCCACATACGTGGGGTCGGGCGCGCTCGACGTCGGCATTACTGGCCGGGACCTGCTGCTCGACTCTGGCTCTGAGGCGCACGAGATCGCCGAGCTCGACTTTGCAGATTCGACATTCCGCTTCGCCTCGCCCGCGGAGGGCGCCATCAAGGAGCTCACCGATCTCCACGGAAAGCGTGTTGCGACGAGCTACCCGCTGCTCGTTGATACTTTCCTGCGTAAACACGGCGTTGAATCGACACTTGTGAAGCTTGACGGTGCTGTCGAGTCGGCGGTTCAGCTCGGCGTCGCTGACGCTGTCGCTGACGTCGTCTCGACGGGCGCGACACTCCGTGCCGCAGGCCTTGAGATCTTCGGCCCCGTCATTCTCGATTCGACTGCGGTGCTCATTGGTGGCCCGAGCCAGCACCCCGGCATGGAGCGCCTGATGCGCCGCCTGCGCGGCGTGCTTGTCGCCCGAAAGTTCGTGATCATGGACTACGATCTCCCGGTCGCGCACCTTGACGACGCTATCGCCGTCGCCGGCGGCATCGAGTCGCCCACGGTATCACCGCTGCGCGATGAGGAGTGGGTCGCTGTGCGTGTCATGGTCCCATCTGACGACGCGAACACGATCATGGACAGGCTCTACGATCTCGGTGCCCGTGCAATTCTCGTCACCGCGATCCACGCCGCACGTCTGTAGAGAGGAGCACTCATGTCTGTTGCAGTACGTGTGATCCCCTGTCTCGACGTCGCCGGCGGGCGCGTCGTGAAGGGCGTGAACTTTCTGAACCTCCAAGACGCGGGGGATCCCGTCGAGCTTGCTGCGAAGTATGCGGAGCAGGGCGCGGATGAGCTCACGTTCCTCGATGTGACCGCGACGGTAGACGGCCGGGCGACGACCTACGACGTTGTGCGTCGTACCGCCGAGCAGGTCTTCATCCCGCTTACCGTTGGCGGCGGCGTCCGCGAGGTCGATGATGTTGCACGCCTGCTCGAGGTGGGGGCCGACAAGGTTGGAATCAACTCTGGTGCGATCGCTCGCCCCGCGGTGATCGGCGAGATCGCAGACCGCTTCGGCGCACAGGTGCTTGTGCTGTCGCTTGATGTGAGGCGCAGCGACCGGATGCCGAGCGGTTTTGTCGTGACGACGCACGGTGGCAAGCGTGAGACTGACCTTGATGCGCTTGAGTGGTGTGCTGAGGCCGTTGAGCGTGGCGCTGGCGAGCTACTCGTGAACTCGATGGACGCCGACGGAACCCAGGACGGCTTCGATCTCGAACTCGTTCGCAGGGTGCGAGAGCTCGCAAGCGTGCCTGTGATTGCGTCGGGCGGGGCAGGCGAGCTCGAGCACTTCGCTCCCGCAGTTGATGCTGGCGCGGATGCCGTGCTCGCTGCTTCGGTGTTCCACTACGGCAAGTTCACTATCGGTGACGTGAAGGGCGCGCTCGCAGATGCGGGCCACACTGTGCGGCTCGGCGCGACGGGCGGTGCAGCGTGAACGCGATATCCGCAGAAGCAGTTGAAGCCGCCATCGACGGCTTGAAGTTTGGCGAGGGCGGCCTGATGCCAGCTATGGTGCAGGATGCTGAGTCTGGTAACGTGCTCATGCTCGCTTGGATGGACGCTGAGGCAGTTCGCCGCACCCTGTCGACTGGCCGCGTGACGTATTGGTCGCGCTCCCGCGGAGAGTACTGGCGCAAGGGCGACACGTCGGGCCACCGCCAGTACGTGCAGTCTGTCGCTGCTGACTGCGACGGCGATACCCTGCTTGTGCGCGTCGTGCAGATCGGCGCTGCCTGCCATACGGGCAGCCGCACGTGCTTCGACGACCGCGGGCTGCCCGCTGTTACAGGCAGCCCGGACGCCGACTAGCGCACCTGCCTGCCGGAGCTCGGCGGCCCGCACAGACGACCTGGATACCCCGAGAGATAAGCTGAGTTCGTGAGCAACACCACCACCCGCGAGGAGTTCGAGGTCGAACGATCCGCGCACGCTGTCATTCCCGTCCGCCGCGAGGTCTTCGCAGACGCTGACACTCCAGTGAGCATCTACCGAAAAGTCGCGGGGTCGCGAATCGGTACGTTCTTGCTCGAGTCTGCTGAGCAGGGCGGGGTGTGGACACGCTTCAGTTTCGTCGGCGCCGGCAGCTTCGGCGTGCTGGGCGAGCGCGACGGCTTCGCGCAGTGGACGCCAAGCGTGGGTGGCTTCGGGGAGACTGCCGGCGCGGGCCCCGCGCGTGAGCTCGATGAGGATCGCCTGCTGCCTGGCGGCGTGAGCCACCTGCAGCCTGTCGAGGCGCTTCGCGCGGCATACGAGCGTTGGAAAGCGCCGCAGGTGCCCGGGCTTCCTCCGCTCGCGAGTGGTTTCGTTGGATACCTCGGCTGGGAGACAGTGCGACAGTTCGAGCGCCTTGATTCACCACCGGCGGTCCCGAGCGGCTTGCCAACGCAGGGGCTCAGCTTTGTCTCGGAGCTTGTCGTGATTGACCATCGCGAGGGCTCGGTGATCCTCATTGCGAATGTCTTGAACGACGGTGCGCTTGCGCGAAGCGGCACGGAAGCGCCGACAGGCGAAGCGGCTGACGCGCAGTGGGCCGACGCGCAGCGGCGCCTCGATGCACTCCAGGCCGCCCTTGCAGCCCCCGAGCCGTCGCCACTTGGCGTGCTCGACCGGGCCGCGCTTCCTGACCCGCAACGACTCACGACGACTCCCGAATATATGGCGACGGTTGACGCGGCGAAGCGGTACATCGTCGACGGCGACATTTTCCAGGTTGTTCCGTCGCAGCGGTTCGATCAGGAGTGCACTGCCGACCCGCTGGATGTCTACCGAGTGCTCCGGCATCTCAACCCGAGCCCGTTCCTATACCTCGTGCAGCTCGAAGACAACGAGGGAGTGCCGTTCTCAGTCGTTGGTTCGAGCCCCGAAGCGCTCGTGACTGTGCAGGAGCACGGCCACGTGATGACTCACCCGATCGCGGGATCGCGCCCCCGCGGCGACACCGTAGAGCAGGACAACCAGTACGCGAAGGATCTGCTCGCTGACGAGAAGGAGCGGGCAGAGCACCTGATGCTTGTCGACCTCGCGCGCAACGACCTTGCCCGAGTGTGTGAGCCTGGCAGCGTCGAGGTGACCGAGTTCATGCGCATCGAGCGTTTCAGTCACATCATGCACATTGTCTCGTCGGTCGAGGGGCAGGTCAGGCCTGACCAGAACCCCGTTGACGTGTTCCGCGCGACGTTCCCGGCGGGGACGCTCAGCGGCGCGCCGAAGCCGCGGGCGCTTGAGATCATCGACGAGCTCGAGCCTGTGCAGCGTGGGGTCTACGGGGGCGTGGTCGGGTACTTCGGGCTTGGCGGCGCGGCGGACTTGGCGATCGCTATTCGAACAGCGACTATTCGCGACGGCGTTGCGATGGTGCAGGCAGGCGCAGGCATCGTCGCGGACTCGGTCCCCGAGACAGAGGACGCCGAGTGCCAGAGCAAGGCAGCGGCACCCCTCAGGGCGATCGCTATCGCTAACTCCCTGACGAGAATGGAAGCGCATGTCTGACGGTAAGCGGAGCAAGCTCACTGGCAAAGGGGGCCTCATCGGTCTTGTCGTGCTCGCGGGCGCTGCAGCATTGCTCGCGTCTGTGCAGCCGTGGCTTCACATTGAGTTGCTGCCCGGCGTCGCCACGGTCGAAGAACTCGCGGTGACCGGGCAGCAGATCACCCCGGCTCTCACGTTGATCGCTCTCGCGGCGCTCGCCACCGCTCTGGTGCTCACGATCGCTGGCAGAGGATTTCGCCGGGTCATCGCGCTCCTCATCATTGTGCTCGGGGGAGGCCTCGCCTATTCGGGCGTTGAAGCGATCGTGAACCCGCTTGATGGTGCCAGTGGTTCGCTCGAGGGCGTCAGCGGTATCGCGGGTGAGGCGCAGTCAGCGCTGGTGAGTTCGGTCGCAGTGTCGGCGTGGCCGGCAGTCACTGTCGCTGTTGGCATTGTGCTCGCGCTTGCTGGCGTGCTCATCTTGCTGTTCGGTTCGCGGTGGAAACAGGGCGGCCGAAAGTACGAGTCGAGCACCGAATCGAAGCGGGCTCGCGCGGCCGGAACTGCAACCGGAGACCGCATTTCTGATTGGGAGGCGCTGTCAGACGGTGATGATCCCACTGACGACGACTACCTCGATGACGCCATCTCAGATGAGGTTGCGAGCGCCGACTCAGAACAGAGCGACTCAGACTCGCGGCAGTGAAGCGCGTGCGCCACGCGCGCCGCATTCGCTGAAAGCTGGGAGTTCCCGGTAAGATTGAGACGTCCGAATGTGCACACCTGCCAGAGGAGATACATGAGTAACCAGCACGGAGACCCCGGTCACGGCGATTCGCCCGCGGCATGGACAGCAGTGGTGGTGATGCTCATTGGCATTGCTGCCGGAACTGTCTTCTTCTTCCTGCACATGCCGACCCTCGTGTGGGTCTGTGTTGGCGTCGTCGCGCTCGGCCTGATCCTCGGGTTCGTCCTGGCGAAGGCCGGTTACGGCGTGAACGGCCCCCGTTTCACCCCGAAGTCACACGACTAACTGTGCTTGATCAGCTCCTCCAGGGTTCGCTCGAGGACGCGAAATCCCGCAGGCAGATCAGGCCGTACGCAGTCGTAGAGGCTGAGGCGCTTGCGCGTCAAGCAGCCCTTGACGCGCTCGCGCACCTCGCCCCGGCTGACCATATTCGGGTCATCGCCGAGGTGAAGCGTGCGAGCCCGTCACGCGGAGACCTCGCAGAAATCGCCGAACCGCACGCTCTTGCGAGCCAGTACGAAGCTGGCGGCGCGAGCGTCGTCAGCGTCCTGACCGAAGAGCGTAAGTTTAAGGGGTCGCTCGACGACCTCGATGCGGTTCGTAAGGCCGTCAGCATTCCTGTGCTCCGCAAGGAGTTCATTGGCGAGGAGTACCAGATCCTCGAGGCGCGTGCCGCAGGCGCCGACCTCGTGCTGCTCATTGTTGCAGCGCTCCCGCAGGAGACACTTGAGCGCCTGTACTCCTTCACTCTCGAGCTCGGCATGACGCCGCTCGTCGAAGCGCATTCTGCTGACGAGGTCGCGCGGTCTGTTGACCTCGGTTCGCAGCTCATCGGTGTGAACGCCAGGGACCTGTCGACGTTCGAGCTTGATCGCGACCTGTTCGGTCGCGTCGCCGACCAGATCCCCGCGGGCGTGATTCGCGTCGCAGAGTCGGCAGTGCTCGGCATCGACGACGTCGTGCGTTACCGTGAGGCCGGCGCCGACGCGATCCTCGTTGGTGAGGCGCTCGTGACGAGCGATCCGATCGCGACCCTCGCTTCGTTCTTGAGCGTCTAGTACGCTCTTCGGCGCCCAGCGCGACGCCGTTCGTTCCACCTTCGAAAGGCGACAATGTCAGACCAGACCTCAGTGACGAGTCTCAGGGATCAGGAGGGGCCATTCTTTGGCTCCTTTGGCGGCAGGTTCATGCCCGAATCGTTGATCGCCGCGATCGATGAGCTCTCTGACGCGTATGCGGAGGCGAAGGCCGACCCTGCGTTTCAGGCGGAGCTTGTCGAGCTGTTGCGAGACTACGCCGGCCGGCCGTCACCGATCACCGAGGTCCCGAGGTTTGCAGAGCACGCAGGCGGTGCGCGCATCTTTTTGAAGCGCGAGGATCTGAACCACACTGGCTCGCACAAGATCAACAACGTGCTTGGTCAGGCGCTCCTGACCAAGCGTCTCGGGAAGACTCGTGTTATCGCCGAGACAGGGGCGGGTCAGCACGGCGTCGCTACCGCAACCGCAGCCGCGCTGCTCGGCCTCGAGTGTGTTGTCTACATGGGCGAGGTCGACACCAAGCGACAGGCCCTGAACGTCGCGCGCATGCGGCTGCTCGGTGCCGAGGTCGTGCCAGTCACCACCGGCTCTCGGACGCTCAAGGACGCGATCAACGAGGCCTACCGTGACTGGGTCGCAACGGTTGAGCGAACCAACTACATCTTCGGAACTGCGGCCGGGCCGCACCCGTTCCCGGCGATGGTGCGCGACTTCCAGAAGGTGATTTCTGAAGAAGCGCGCGCCCAACTGCTTGAGAAGAACGGTCGGCTCCCTGACGCTGTTGTCGCGTGCGTGGGCGGCGGATCGAACGCGATCGGCATGTTCGACGCGTTCCTCGACGACGAGGGCGTCGCGCTCTACGGCGTTGAAGCGGCGGGCGACGGCGTCGACACTGATCGCCACGCGGCGTCGATCGAGCGTGGCCGCCCCGGCGTGCTGCACGGCGCGCGCACCTACGTGCTCCAGGACGAAGACGGTCAGACAATCGAGTCGCATTCGATCTCGGCTGGTCTCGACTACCCGGGCGTTGGGCCTGAGCATTCGTGGCTCTCAGATATCGGTCGCGCGACCTACATCCCCGCAACCGATGACGAGGCGATGCAGGCGCTCAGACTGCTGAGCCAGACCGAGGGAATCATTCCGGCGATCGAGTCGGCGCACGCCCTCGCAGGCGCGATCCGGATCGGCAAGGAGCTGGGCCCGGACGCGACAATCGCAGTGAGCCTGTCTGGCCGAGGCGACAAAGACATGGCTACCGCTGGTCGATACTTTGGGCTGTTTGACGGCACCGAGCTTGATGCTGCCGAGGAGGCCGCCGAATGAGCACATCACGCGTTGAAGCCGCGATCCTCACCGCCAAGCGCGAGCGCAAGGGCGCTCTCATCGGCTACCTGCCTGTCGCCTTCCCCGACCTCGACACGAGCGTCGACGCCGCGATTGCGATGGCGCGATCCGGTGCAGACGTGATTGAGTTTGGCGTGCCATATTCTGACCCGGTGATGGACGGCCTCGTGATCCAGGAGGCAACTCAGACTGCACTGAAAGCAGGCTTCAAGCTATCTCAGCTGTTCGAAGCGATCAGCCGCGTCACCGCCGAGGTCGACGCGCCGGTGCTCGTGATGACGTACTGGAACCCTGTCGTGCAATACGGCGTTGAGCGGTTCGCGCGTGACCTCAAAGCTGCAGGTGGGGCGGGCCTCATTACGCCAGACATCACACCGGACGCCGCTGCAGAGTGGATCGAGGTGAGCGAACGGTTCGGTCTCGACCGAGTTTTTCTCGCGGCACCGACGTCGACCGACGAACGCCTCAGAATGATTTCTGAGCAGAGCACGGGCTTCGTCTACACAGTGTCGACGATGGGAATCACCGGAGAGCGCTCTGAGCTTGACGCCGCAGCCCGAGTGCTGACTGGCAGGCTTCGAGAGGCAGGCCACAAGCTCGCTTGCGTCGGCATCGGAATCTCGAACGCCGAGCAGGTCGCCTCGACGCTCGAGTACGCGGATGGCGCGATCGTCGGAACGGTGTTTGTTCGGGCGCTGCGCGACGGCGGGG
Above is a window of Leucobacter aridicollis DNA encoding:
- a CDS encoding thiamine-binding protein → MILAFSVAPSGGESSSDGSVSEAVAQAVAVVRASGLPHRTSSMFTEIEGDWDEVFDVVKRATEAVAKYGSRVSLVMKADIRPGFTGELDGKLERLERAIEGGAPGTPARGRHS
- the trpC gene encoding indole-3-glycerol phosphate synthase TrpC, whose amino-acid sequence is MLDQLLQGSLEDAKSRRQIRPYAVVEAEALARQAALDALAHLAPADHIRVIAEVKRASPSRGDLAEIAEPHALASQYEAGGASVVSVLTEERKFKGSLDDLDAVRKAVSIPVLRKEFIGEEYQILEARAAGADLVLLIVAALPQETLERLYSFTLELGMTPLVEAHSADEVARSVDLGSQLIGVNARDLSTFELDRDLFGRVADQIPAGVIRVAESAVLGIDDVVRYREAGADAILVGEALVTSDPIATLASFLSV
- the hisF gene encoding imidazole glycerol phosphate synthase subunit HisF; its protein translation is MSVAVRVIPCLDVAGGRVVKGVNFLNLQDAGDPVELAAKYAEQGADELTFLDVTATVDGRATTYDVVRRTAEQVFIPLTVGGGVREVDDVARLLEVGADKVGINSGAIARPAVIGEIADRFGAQVLVLSLDVRRSDRMPSGFVVTTHGGKRETDLDALEWCAEAVERGAGELLVNSMDADGTQDGFDLELVRRVRELASVPVIASGGAGELEHFAPAVDAGADAVLAASVFHYGKFTIGDVKGALADAGHTVRLGATGGAA
- the hisG gene encoding ATP phosphoribosyltransferase, which encodes MLRIAVPNKGSLSEIAAEMLAEAGYSGRKDSRKLVHADPKNDVEFFYLRPRDIATYVGSGALDVGITGRDLLLDSGSEAHEIAELDFADSTFRFASPAEGAIKELTDLHGKRVATSYPLLVDTFLRKHGVESTLVKLDGAVESAVQLGVADAVADVVSTGATLRAAGLEIFGPVILDSTAVLIGGPSQHPGMERLMRRLRGVLVARKFVIMDYDLPVAHLDDAIAVAGGIESPTVSPLRDEEWVAVRVMVPSDDANTIMDRLYDLGARAILVTAIHAARL
- a CDS encoding Trp biosynthesis-associated membrane protein, with translation MSDGKRSKLTGKGGLIGLVVLAGAAALLASVQPWLHIELLPGVATVEELAVTGQQITPALTLIALAALATALVLTIAGRGFRRVIALLIIVLGGGLAYSGVEAIVNPLDGASGSLEGVSGIAGEAQSALVSSVAVSAWPAVTVAVGIVLALAGVLILLFGSRWKQGGRKYESSTESKRARAAGTATGDRISDWEALSDGDDPTDDDYLDDAISDEVASADSEQSDSDSRQ
- a CDS encoding DMT family transporter, giving the protein MAQPSKNRTTMLTFSALALIWGSSFLLMKLGLVGLSPGQVALGRLALGACTLAAIMRLTRRQWPRERRVWAHMIVIGATLCTIPFMLFAWAETVLPTTVASIANATTPIMTLLLTPLLIPAEKLSRRQSIGLVTGIIGVAVLVAPWRYLAADGSVSLPGLAACLAATLCYGFGGLYMRKFLSRTGLDAVTAAAMQLTTASLLALAAAPLISLKPVRLTPSVIAAMLALGILGSGVAYIWYTGIIRAWGPARASTVTYLTPVVGVTLGVAVLGESVHWNEPVGGVVIVLGVLASQGLFDRRKRHGDTPPVASPAALR
- a CDS encoding DUF6704 family protein, translating into MSNQHGDPGHGDSPAAWTAVVVMLIGIAAGTVFFFLHMPTLVWVCVGVVALGLILGFVLAKAGYGVNGPRFTPKSHD
- a CDS encoding cupin domain-containing protein → MTQDETVPPPAGDAPLQAGAVLDTLALALPLEDLPVEEVRAGAPLAGAIDIDAGPGVSLGVWEMTAGTAIDVEADECFVVLRGSATVTIFADGGDPATVLELRPGSLGRLSAGMRTEWVIHEDLRKVYILPTE
- a CDS encoding Lrp/AsnC family transcriptional regulator, producing the protein MKTDLDDIDRRLIAILQTDGRRSFKEISEETGIPASSVRYRVQRLEESGTLQIVGVADPLRIGFDRLALVGLKCEMGKARLVCEELSKLPETSYVVLTTGPFDVMVEVVCRDVAHYTEFLHDRLPKQDGIIGAETFFVLEAYKLAYGWGVGDTPAEPAAEASDDKRGELDELTAQ
- the hisI gene encoding phosphoribosyl-AMP cyclohydrolase, with translation MSAEAVEAAIDGLKFGEGGLMPAMVQDAESGNVLMLAWMDAEAVRRTLSTGRVTYWSRSRGEYWRKGDTSGHRQYVQSVAADCDGDTLLVRVVQIGAACHTGSRTCFDDRGLPAVTGSPDAD
- a CDS encoding phosphoribosyl-ATP diphosphatase; translation: MKTFDTLFAELAEKAASRPEGSDTVARLDAGVHSIGKKIVEEAAEVWMAAEYESQDACAEEISQLLYHLQVLMLAKGMTLEDVYAHL
- the trpA gene encoding tryptophan synthase subunit alpha; this encodes MSTSRVEAAILTAKRERKGALIGYLPVAFPDLDTSVDAAIAMARSGADVIEFGVPYSDPVMDGLVIQEATQTALKAGFKLSQLFEAISRVTAEVDAPVLVMTYWNPVVQYGVERFARDLKAAGGAGLITPDITPDAAAEWIEVSERFGLDRVFLAAPTSTDERLRMISEQSTGFVYTVSTMGITGERSELDAAARVLTGRLREAGHKLACVGIGISNAEQVASTLEYADGAIVGTVFVRALRDGGVDGLAAVVREIAQGTTS
- a CDS encoding LysR family transcriptional regulator, with the translated sequence MSITVQQLRTLVAVVDEGSFTHAALVLGNSQSAVSHAVAALERELGGPVVERDVPLVPTPLGLRVLPHARTAVAAITAVEVAARGDRALAGSVRLGAVPTVCQGLVPQLLDEWRGALPNVRVEVVEGDDDEMPVWLENGFVDVAVLVDPPKLPPGAKLIAIDEYAAVVRDDHPLAGLAEIPLEELAEDGVIVTTGGCEAHVRDMHEAVGLTFAARHRVRDIGSMFAMVQRGFGVSIVPSFGRKLVPDGMRMLPVIEGRARRHVIAVPQEREPHPIAVALVEAATPQRSGVAN
- the trpB gene encoding tryptophan synthase subunit beta; this encodes MSDQTSVTSLRDQEGPFFGSFGGRFMPESLIAAIDELSDAYAEAKADPAFQAELVELLRDYAGRPSPITEVPRFAEHAGGARIFLKREDLNHTGSHKINNVLGQALLTKRLGKTRVIAETGAGQHGVATATAAALLGLECVVYMGEVDTKRQALNVARMRLLGAEVVPVTTGSRTLKDAINEAYRDWVATVERTNYIFGTAAGPHPFPAMVRDFQKVISEEARAQLLEKNGRLPDAVVACVGGGSNAIGMFDAFLDDEGVALYGVEAAGDGVDTDRHAASIERGRPGVLHGARTYVLQDEDGQTIESHSISAGLDYPGVGPEHSWLSDIGRATYIPATDDEAMQALRLLSQTEGIIPAIESAHALAGAIRIGKELGPDATIAVSLSGRGDKDMATAGRYFGLFDGTELDAAEEAAE
- a CDS encoding anthranilate synthase component I, whose product is MSNTTTREEFEVERSAHAVIPVRREVFADADTPVSIYRKVAGSRIGTFLLESAEQGGVWTRFSFVGAGSFGVLGERDGFAQWTPSVGGFGETAGAGPARELDEDRLLPGGVSHLQPVEALRAAYERWKAPQVPGLPPLASGFVGYLGWETVRQFERLDSPPAVPSGLPTQGLSFVSELVVIDHREGSVILIANVLNDGALARSGTEAPTGEAADAQWADAQRRLDALQAALAAPEPSPLGVLDRAALPDPQRLTTTPEYMATVDAAKRYIVDGDIFQVVPSQRFDQECTADPLDVYRVLRHLNPSPFLYLVQLEDNEGVPFSVVGSSPEALVTVQEHGHVMTHPIAGSRPRGDTVEQDNQYAKDLLADEKERAEHLMLVDLARNDLARVCEPGSVEVTEFMRIERFSHIMHIVSSVEGQVRPDQNPVDVFRATFPAGTLSGAPKPRALEIIDELEPVQRGVYGGVVGYFGLGGAADLAIAIRTATIRDGVAMVQAGAGIVADSVPETEDAECQSKAAAPLRAIAIANSLTRMEAHV